One window from the genome of Geminocystis sp. M7585_C2015_104 encodes:
- a CDS encoding DUF4079 domain-containing protein — protein MNIAIPESVKIWSQFAHPILMWILFATAIYALYLGIMAKKTRLADKEERKELIKGNYATRHHQVGAIFMALVVLGTVGGMAVTYINNGKLFIGPHLIAGLTMMSMVAVSASLVPFMQKGNELARATHVALNMTILLIFGWQAITGMQILNKIISRL, from the coding sequence ATGAATATAGCAATACCTGAATCTGTAAAAATTTGGTCACAATTTGCTCATCCCATTCTAATGTGGATTTTGTTTGCCACGGCGATTTATGCCCTGTATTTGGGGATAATGGCGAAGAAGACTCGTCTGGCAGACAAGGAGGAGAGAAAAGAGTTAATCAAGGGCAATTATGCCACAAGACATCATCAGGTGGGCGCGATTTTCATGGCATTGGTGGTATTAGGCACAGTGGGTGGTATGGCCGTCACCTATATCAACAATGGTAAATTATTTATAGGCCCCCATCTAATTGCTGGCCTGACTATGATGTCTATGGTAGCAGTCTCTGCCTCTTTAGTGCCCTTTATGCAGAAGGGTAATGAGCTTGCCAGAGCTACTCATGTAGCCTTGAATATGACGATTCTTTTGATTTTTGGTTGGCAGGCGATAACTGGTATGCAGATTCTAAACAAGATTATTAGTAGGTTGTAA
- the rsmD gene encoding 16S rRNA (guanine(966)-N(2))-methyltransferase RsmD, translating into MRIYGNREIKTLAGKETRPTTAKVREAIFSIWREKIIGAKWLDLCAGNGTMGAEALCRGAREVVAIEKSPLACDIIRENWQKIAAPNQRFRILRGDVLKRLKSLRGEKFDLIYFDPPYNLNLYNPVMKAISDYELLNPESGELAVEYPPKESLLNSDSPLLLLDTRIYGDTAINFYSTGVRK; encoded by the coding sequence ATACGTATCTATGGTAATAGAGAAATAAAAACCCTGGCGGGAAAAGAAACTCGTCCTACCACGGCCAAGGTAAGAGAGGCTATATTTTCCATCTGGAGGGAGAAAATTATAGGAGCAAAATGGTTGGATTTATGTGCAGGAAATGGTACAATGGGCGCCGAGGCCTTGTGTCGTGGAGCCAGGGAAGTAGTAGCCATCGAAAAATCTCCTTTGGCCTGTGATATTATCAGAGAAAATTGGCAGAAGATAGCGGCCCCCAATCAAAGATTTCGCATCCTCAGAGGGGATGTTTTAAAAAGATTAAAAAGTCTAAGGGGGGAAAAATTCGACCTAATTTACTTTGATCCCCCCTATAACCTTAACCTATATAATCCCGTTATGAAAGCCATTAGCGATTATGAATTGTTAAATCCGGAATCGGGGGAGTTGGCAGTGGAATACCCCCCCAAGGAATCACTCCTCAATTCCGACTCCCCCCTCTTACTCCTAGATACCAGAATCTATGGAGATACCGCCATCAACTTCTACTCTACTGGTGTCAGGAAATAA